A genomic window from Streptomyces broussonetiae includes:
- a CDS encoding SDR family NAD(P)-dependent oxidoreductase, with product MTVTEDGSMASMATDEVVYGPGIDPERLAVCLSVLEELDTIEVDHPDAIRVRRATSHIYRTVKQRRRQERRAAKTAHDKAVTEATATGSAERIDDETEGILPSSKVEEGRLAGILQRPRSCYTCKGRYVEVDYFYHQLCPDCARMNRAKRDARADLTGKRALLTGGRAKIGMYIALRLLRDGAHTTITTRFPKDAIRRFKAMEDSADWIHRLEVVGIDLRDPAQAVALAEQVAEAGPLDILINNATQTVRRLPSAYAALVEGESAPLPAGELPAHHVIGAFNSGAVDGIAALPVGTSGLDAQKVADLALVAGNASVARHIEGTAIDAGGLLPDVVETNTWVQTIEQISPVELLETQLCNYTSPFILISKLRPAMADAAKKADSGRSYVVNVSAMEGVFSRGYKGAGHPNTNAAKAAMNMVTRTSGQEMFDTDGILMTSVDTGWITDERPHYDKLRLAEAGFHAPLDLVDGAARVYDPIVRGEAGEDLYGVFMKDYAPGKW from the coding sequence ATGACGGTGACAGAGGACGGCTCCATGGCCTCCATGGCCACGGACGAAGTGGTCTACGGGCCGGGTATCGACCCCGAGCGGCTGGCCGTCTGCCTCAGCGTGCTCGAGGAACTCGACACCATCGAGGTCGACCACCCCGACGCGATCAGGGTGCGCCGGGCCACCTCGCACATCTACCGCACGGTCAAGCAGCGCCGCCGCCAGGAGCGCCGGGCCGCCAAGACCGCGCACGACAAGGCGGTCACCGAGGCCACCGCGACCGGCTCCGCCGAGCGCATCGACGACGAGACCGAGGGCATCCTGCCCAGCTCCAAGGTCGAGGAGGGCAGGCTCGCGGGCATACTCCAGCGCCCGCGCTCCTGCTACACCTGCAAGGGCCGCTACGTCGAGGTCGACTACTTCTACCACCAGCTCTGCCCGGACTGCGCCCGCATGAACCGGGCCAAGCGCGACGCCCGTGCCGACCTCACCGGCAAGCGCGCCCTGCTCACCGGCGGGCGCGCCAAGATCGGCATGTACATCGCGCTGCGCCTGCTGCGCGACGGCGCCCACACCACCATCACCACGCGCTTCCCCAAGGACGCCATCCGCCGGTTCAAGGCGATGGAGGACTCGGCGGACTGGATCCACCGCCTGGAGGTCGTCGGCATCGACCTGCGCGATCCGGCGCAGGCCGTGGCCCTGGCCGAGCAGGTCGCCGAGGCGGGCCCGCTCGACATCCTGATCAACAACGCCACGCAGACCGTGCGCCGCCTGCCCTCCGCCTACGCGGCCCTGGTCGAGGGCGAGAGCGCCCCGCTGCCCGCCGGGGAACTCCCCGCCCATCACGTCATCGGCGCCTTCAACTCCGGCGCCGTCGACGGCATCGCCGCGCTCCCCGTCGGCACCAGCGGCCTGGACGCGCAGAAGGTCGCCGACCTCGCCCTCGTCGCGGGCAACGCCAGCGTCGCCCGGCACATCGAGGGCACCGCCATCGACGCCGGCGGCCTGCTCCCCGACGTCGTGGAGACGAACACCTGGGTACAGACCATCGAGCAGATCTCCCCGGTGGAGTTGCTCGAGACCCAGCTGTGCAACTACACCTCGCCGTTCATCCTCATCAGCAAGCTGCGCCCGGCCATGGCCGACGCCGCGAAGAAGGCGGACAGCGGGCGCAGCTACGTCGTCAACGTCTCGGCGATGGAAGGCGTCTTCAGCCGCGGCTACAAGGGCGCCGGGCACCCAAACACCAACGCCGCGAAGGCGGCCATGAACATGGTCACGCGGACCAGCGGCCAGGAGATGTTCGACACCGACGGCATCCTGATGACCTCCGTCGACACCGGCTGGATCACCGACGAACGGCCGCACTACGACAAGCTGCGCCTCGCCGAGGCCGGCTTCCACGCCCCGCTCGACCTGGTCGACGGCGCCGCCCGCGTCTACGACCCGATCGTGCGCGGTGAGGCGGGCGAGGACCTGTACGGCGTGTTCATGAAGGACTACGCGCCCGGCAAGTGGTGA